One region of Terriglobales bacterium genomic DNA includes:
- a CDS encoding DoxX family protein — protein MTNWRAQDWGLLVLRVVVGIVALIHGGQKLFVFGLGGTVAFFGKLGLPAFAAYFAAFAEFLGGASLLLGVLTRVGAALLVIDMLGAIFTVHLKNGFFNPLGFEYPLTLLAANLCLLIAGAGALSVDAAIWKLKKL, from the coding sequence ATGACGAACTGGCGGGCGCAGGATTGGGGGCTACTGGTGCTGCGGGTGGTGGTGGGAATTGTGGCTCTGATCCATGGGGGGCAGAAGCTGTTCGTGTTCGGGCTGGGTGGGACGGTGGCGTTCTTCGGCAAGCTGGGTTTGCCGGCCTTTGCGGCGTATTTTGCGGCTTTCGCGGAGTTCCTGGGCGGAGCCTCGCTGTTGCTGGGAGTGCTGACGCGCGTGGGAGCGGCGTTGCTGGTGATCGATATGCTGGGCGCGATATTCACCGTGCACCTGAAGAATGGCTTTTTCAATCCGCTCGGGTTCGAATACCCGTTGACCTTGCTGGCGGCGAATCTTTGCTTGTTGATTGCAGGCGCGGGAGCGCTCTCGGTGGATGCAGCGATCTGGAAGCTGAAGAAACTGTAG
- a CDS encoding MarR family transcriptional regulator — protein sequence MTPHLQGEIKQRKPFVSLEAEVYLNLQRTADALARKEAAVLKPFGLSATQYNVLRILRGAGKAGLPCGEIGERMITRDPDITRLLDRMEKRGLLQRARDSKDRRVVIARILRRGLDLLDELDAPLVGLQKTLLKGLKAEELRTLSELLERARGA from the coding sequence GTGACTCCCCACTTACAGGGCGAGATCAAGCAGCGCAAACCGTTCGTCAGCCTGGAAGCGGAGGTCTATCTGAACCTGCAGCGCACGGCCGACGCACTGGCGCGCAAGGAGGCAGCCGTACTGAAACCCTTCGGCTTGTCGGCGACGCAGTACAACGTGCTGCGCATCTTGCGGGGCGCGGGCAAGGCGGGGCTTCCTTGCGGGGAGATTGGCGAGCGCATGATAACGCGCGATCCTGATATCACGCGCTTGCTCGACCGAATGGAGAAGCGTGGCCTGCTGCAGCGGGCGCGTGACAGCAAAGACCGGCGCGTGGTGATAGCCCGCATCCTGCGCCGGGGACTGGACTTGCTGGACGAATTGGACGCTCCCCTGGTGGGTCTGCAGAAGACATTGCTAAAGGGACTCAAGGCGGAGGAGCTGCGGACATTGTCGGAGCTGCTGGAGCGGGCGCGAGGAGCGTGA
- the larB gene encoding nickel pincer cofactor biosynthesis protein LarB → MKPEELKRLLQQVRRGAVSPDEAVQRMRHMPFEDLGFAKVDHHRVLRAGMPEVVFGQGKTPQQVAGIFHRLAERRTNVLATRATEQQYEAVKAVSAKAEYHPLARGIVLRQDRKKYGKGKIAVISAGTSDIPVAEEAVLTADVMGNDVEHVYDVGVAGIHRLLASRKVLAASRVVIVVAGMEGALPSVVGGLVGVPVIAVPTSVGYGASFQGLAALLGMLNSCASNVSVVNIDNGFGAGYVASVINRG, encoded by the coding sequence ATGAAGCCAGAAGAGCTCAAGCGATTGCTGCAACAGGTTCGACGGGGAGCGGTGTCGCCGGATGAAGCTGTGCAGAGAATGCGGCACATGCCTTTCGAGGACCTGGGTTTCGCCAAGGTGGACCACCACCGCGTGCTGCGGGCCGGCATGCCGGAGGTGGTGTTCGGGCAGGGCAAAACGCCGCAGCAGGTTGCCGGGATTTTCCATCGCCTGGCCGAGCGCCGCACCAATGTGCTGGCCACGCGGGCGACAGAACAGCAATACGAAGCCGTAAAAGCGGTGTCGGCCAAGGCGGAATATCACCCGCTGGCGCGGGGAATTGTGCTGCGCCAGGACCGGAAAAAATACGGCAAGGGCAAAATCGCGGTGATCTCCGCAGGGACCAGTGACATTCCGGTGGCGGAAGAAGCGGTGCTGACGGCTGACGTGATGGGCAACGACGTGGAACACGTCTATGACGTGGGCGTGGCGGGCATCCACCGGTTGCTCGCGAGCCGCAAGGTGCTGGCAGCCTCGCGCGTGGTGATCGTAGTCGCGGGGATGGAGGGCGCGTTGCCCAGCGTGGTCGGAGGCCTGGTGGGCGTGCCGGTAATCGCCGTGCCGACCAGCGTGGGTTACGGAGCATCGTTCCAGGGTCTGGCAGCGCTGCTGGGAATGCTGAACTCGTGCGCTTCGAACGTGAGCGTGGTGAATATCGACAACGGCTTTGGGGCGGGCTACGTGGCCTCGGTGATCAACCGCGGGTGA
- a CDS encoding UbiX family flavin prenyltransferase: MTSDARNLTVATTGASGAIFLKQLLIALEQDARIGHVNFVASDSALRVMAEELRISGRSNLIKQLLGKASSKIELQNNDDIGANVASGSYPTDAMIILPCSVGTLARIANGIAAHLIERAADVCLKEARPVLLCVRETPLNKIHIRNMYRAADAGATIFPLIPALYNRPDSVEEIARQFAFRVLQHIGLPQRGAFQWKGPDEV, translated from the coding sequence ATGACCTCCGACGCCCGCAATCTTACCGTGGCCACCACCGGCGCCAGTGGCGCCATTTTCCTGAAGCAGCTGTTGATCGCACTCGAGCAGGACGCCCGCATTGGCCACGTCAACTTTGTCGCCTCTGACAGCGCCCTGCGCGTTATGGCCGAAGAGCTCCGGATCAGCGGCCGCAGCAATCTGATCAAGCAGTTACTCGGCAAAGCCAGCTCCAAAATTGAACTGCAAAATAACGACGACATCGGCGCCAACGTTGCCAGCGGCTCCTACCCCACGGATGCGATGATCATACTTCCCTGCTCCGTGGGCACGCTGGCGCGAATCGCCAACGGTATCGCCGCGCATCTCATCGAGCGCGCCGCCGACGTCTGCCTGAAGGAAGCACGGCCGGTGCTCCTCTGTGTTCGCGAGACGCCGCTCAACAAGATTCACATCCGCAACATGTATCGCGCTGCCGACGCAGGCGCGACCATCTTTCCCCTGATCCCCGCCCTTTACAATCGCCCCGATTCAGTCGAGGAAATCGCGCGCCAGTTCGCCTTCCGTGTTCTGCAGCACATCGGGCTCCCTCAGCGGGGGGCATTCCAGTGGAAAGGTCCCGACGAAGTGTGA
- a CDS encoding GNAT family N-acetyltransferase, with translation MKREYPDRPVVAVGAVMIHDGRALIVERAAPPRKGEWTVPGGVLELGETLRQGAEREVLEETGLVVEAGEVLEVVDSIYPDSRGGTEYHYVLIDFLCRVISGEAEARSDVSRVRWIRPEELGTMPLIGKTEQVIAKGFARSSPSGFVVRRARERDADEILACLGAAFEPYREFYSREAFEDTTLTRETVYSRLSDMSVFVAQDASGEVIGTIGCKMVDCEEGHLRGMAVRSGWQGRGVAEQLLRVAESELRARGCQRLTLDTTAPLKRAMRFYERNGYRPSGKVGDYHGMPLFEYVKALRGRSD, from the coding sequence ATGAAACGTGAGTATCCCGACAGGCCCGTAGTGGCAGTGGGGGCGGTGATGATTCACGATGGCCGGGCGCTGATCGTGGAGCGCGCAGCCCCACCTCGCAAAGGCGAATGGACAGTTCCGGGCGGAGTGCTGGAATTGGGTGAGACGCTGCGCCAGGGCGCCGAACGCGAAGTGCTGGAAGAAACCGGGCTGGTGGTCGAGGCGGGAGAGGTGCTGGAAGTGGTGGACAGTATCTATCCCGACTCCCGGGGCGGCACCGAGTATCACTACGTGCTGATTGATTTTCTCTGCCGGGTGATTTCCGGGGAGGCCGAAGCGCGAAGCGACGTGAGCCGGGTGCGCTGGATCCGGCCGGAGGAACTGGGAACCATGCCGCTGATCGGCAAGACCGAGCAGGTGATCGCGAAGGGATTCGCGCGCAGCAGCCCGTCGGGATTCGTGGTCCGCAGAGCCAGAGAGCGCGATGCCGATGAAATTCTGGCGTGTCTGGGAGCGGCGTTCGAGCCCTATCGCGAGTTCTACAGCCGCGAGGCGTTCGAGGACACGACGCTCACGCGCGAGACGGTTTATTCGCGGCTTTCCGATATGTCGGTCTTCGTGGCGCAGGATGCAAGCGGCGAAGTGATCGGCACCATCGGGTGCAAAATGGTCGATTGCGAAGAAGGCCATTTGCGCGGGATGGCGGTGCGCTCTGGCTGGCAAGGGCGAGGTGTGGCAGAGCAGCTGTTGCGCGTGGCAGAGTCGGAGTTGCGGGCTCGCGGCTGCCAGCGCCTGACCCTGGACACGACCGCGCCGCTCAAGCGAGCGATGCGCTTCTACGAGAGAAATGGCTACCGTCCTTCGGGGAAGGTCGGCGATTACCACGGCATGCCGCTGTTTGAATATGTGAAGGCGCTGCGTGGCAGAAGCGACTGA
- a CDS encoding cation transporter produces MTSIAQITAQEHLRRIRKIQTITIAWMLVEAAVSLFASWRAHSPALLAFGGDSAIELLSAMVVLWRFRAGTIHEHAERRAARIAGGLLLALAVYVVAAALATLLGYGEPKPSLLGIAIVTVAAMMMPWLAREKRRLSAATGSAALRADAAQSGVCAYLAVIALIGLTVNAIWQVRWADPVAALAIVPLIVWEARQALRGQPCSC; encoded by the coding sequence GTGACATCGATTGCGCAGATAACCGCGCAAGAGCACCTGCGCCGCATCCGGAAAATTCAGACCATCACCATCGCGTGGATGCTGGTTGAGGCTGCGGTGTCGCTGTTTGCCTCCTGGCGGGCGCACAGCCCGGCACTGCTGGCCTTCGGGGGAGACAGCGCTATCGAATTGCTCTCCGCGATGGTTGTGCTGTGGAGATTTCGCGCCGGAACCATACATGAGCACGCGGAAAGGCGTGCAGCGCGGATTGCCGGAGGCTTGTTATTGGCGCTTGCGGTCTATGTCGTCGCGGCGGCGCTCGCGACACTGCTGGGGTACGGTGAACCTAAGCCGAGCCTGCTGGGGATCGCAATTGTGACGGTGGCGGCGATGATGATGCCGTGGCTCGCGCGCGAGAAGCGCCGCCTGTCCGCGGCCACGGGAAGCGCGGCGCTGAGGGCGGATGCGGCGCAGTCAGGCGTGTGCGCCTATCTTGCCGTGATTGCCCTGATCGGATTGACGGTCAATGCCATCTGGCAGGTGCGCTGGGCGGATCCGGTGGCTGCGTTGGCGATCGTTCCGCTCATCGTGTGGGAAGCGCGTCAGGCGCTGCGAGGCCAACCATGCAGCTGCTGA
- a CDS encoding LacI family DNA-binding transcriptional regulator, whose amino-acid sequence MPRQIRKKRAALTPRARSSQQPVSLKELARKLNLSPTTLSLVLNNSAGAGSIPQETKERIFAAARGWNYRPNFVARSLRSQRTFSVGVLVPELSDGYAALVLGGIEDYLLQAGYIYLVTSHRHRQKLIDEHPRLLYERCVEGLIAVDTPYAQKLPIPVISVSGHKKVPGVTNIILNHDLAAELALCHLLKLGHKSIAFLKGQVFSSDTKVRWDAIRKSASKLGVTISPALVSQMEGDSPSPEVGYVAARRLLQSGLPFTALFSFNDISAIGAIRAFRETGMQVPQDISVVGFDDIYQAAYHIPALTTIRQPLVRMGMLAAETLVRRIHDGSATAAPACLKLDPELIVRESTASAQPLPHAKPPNTSAAGKLV is encoded by the coding sequence GTGCCTCGCCAAATCAGGAAGAAACGGGCGGCGCTGACGCCGCGGGCGCGCTCTTCCCAGCAGCCGGTCAGCTTGAAGGAGCTTGCGCGCAAACTCAATCTTTCGCCCACGACTCTCTCCCTGGTGCTGAACAACTCCGCCGGCGCGGGATCGATTCCGCAGGAGACCAAGGAGCGAATTTTTGCTGCGGCCCGCGGATGGAACTATCGTCCTAACTTTGTCGCCCGATCTCTGCGTTCGCAGCGCACATTCTCTGTCGGCGTGCTGGTTCCGGAGCTAAGCGATGGCTACGCTGCCCTCGTCCTCGGGGGAATCGAAGATTATCTTCTGCAAGCCGGATACATTTATCTCGTCACCAGCCATCGCCACCGGCAGAAACTCATCGACGAACATCCACGGTTGCTCTATGAGCGCTGCGTTGAGGGCTTGATTGCGGTGGACACGCCTTACGCGCAGAAGCTGCCGATACCGGTGATCTCGGTTTCCGGACACAAGAAAGTTCCCGGTGTCACCAACATTATTCTTAATCACGATCTGGCGGCGGAACTGGCGCTCTGTCACTTGCTGAAGCTCGGACACAAGTCGATCGCGTTTCTCAAAGGCCAGGTGTTCAGCTCCGATACTAAGGTCCGCTGGGATGCGATTCGCAAAAGCGCGAGCAAGCTGGGCGTGACTATCTCGCCGGCTCTGGTCTCGCAGATGGAAGGCGACTCTCCTTCGCCGGAAGTTGGCTACGTCGCGGCTCGGAGACTTCTTCAGTCCGGACTTCCCTTTACTGCGCTTTTTTCCTTCAACGATATTTCCGCGATCGGCGCGATACGCGCGTTTCGGGAAACCGGCATGCAGGTTCCCCAGGACATTTCCGTCGTCGGCTTCGACGATATTTACCAGGCGGCTTACCACATCCCTGCCTTGACCACCATTCGCCAGCCGCTGGTGCGCATGGGCATGCTGGCCGCGGAAACCCTGGTGCGGCGCATTCACGATGGCTCCGCCACCGCAGCTCCGGCCTGTCTGAAGCTCGATCCTGAATTGATAGTGCGAGAATCCACGGCTTCTGCACAGCCGCTCCCGCACGCCAAACCTCCCAACACCTCTGCCGCAGGGAAATTGGTTTGA
- a CDS encoding MFS transporter, translating to MKLRLLAVHFAFALTGVVTTMLGPILPLLSARWSLSDRQAGHLFTAQFLSSASSSVVGSKLISLIGPGWTMIIGMFVMAAGVALLSSSQWIVGVGAVCCYGVGLGFALPSTNLFVAQLIPEGRAAALNLLNFFWGVGAVSAPLMIGLLLKPIGLTGLLLLLAFASAAAGIASALTAHPSATPRSKILTTSHTGETTFLLFLTTLLLFIYVGIETALSGWIPTFSLRTHHTSDSQTAILQASFWSAILAGRLTAPLILRRITGGRLIDYGITTMLVGIAVFMLPGPAASLFLGVVVAGLGLSALFPTAVAIFTEWYGTGGAGSIVLGVAGLGGAALPWLVGYLSDKFHSLRVGFLSTMFACVAMIVVHKMSGMRISHMRSSTNRILSSH from the coding sequence TTGAAGCTGCGTCTCCTGGCAGTCCACTTTGCTTTCGCACTCACCGGTGTCGTAACCACGATGCTGGGGCCGATCCTGCCGCTGCTTTCCGCACGTTGGTCGTTGAGTGACCGCCAAGCTGGGCACCTGTTCACCGCGCAATTTTTATCTTCGGCATCCAGCTCGGTAGTGGGCAGCAAGTTGATCTCGCTGATTGGTCCGGGCTGGACGATGATCATCGGGATGTTCGTCATGGCCGCGGGCGTGGCCTTGTTGAGCAGTTCCCAATGGATCGTGGGCGTCGGGGCAGTTTGCTGCTATGGCGTGGGACTGGGATTTGCCTTGCCCTCCACCAATCTTTTTGTCGCCCAACTCATTCCCGAGGGCCGGGCCGCGGCGCTCAATCTGCTGAATTTTTTCTGGGGGGTTGGCGCCGTATCCGCACCGCTGATGATTGGACTTCTGCTGAAGCCGATCGGGCTCACAGGCCTGCTCTTGCTCTTGGCATTCGCATCCGCTGCCGCCGGGATCGCTTCGGCTCTGACTGCCCATCCTTCGGCGACGCCGCGGAGCAAAATCCTGACCACTTCTCACACCGGCGAAACAACCTTTTTGTTGTTCCTTACGACCTTGCTTCTCTTTATTTATGTCGGTATTGAAACTGCGCTCTCGGGTTGGATCCCCACATTCTCCCTGCGCACCCACCACACCTCAGATTCCCAAACGGCGATTTTGCAAGCCAGCTTCTGGAGCGCAATTCTCGCCGGGCGCTTGACCGCTCCATTGATCCTGCGCCGGATTACGGGCGGCCGGCTGATCGATTATGGGATAACGACGATGCTGGTTGGCATCGCAGTGTTCATGCTGCCAGGCCCCGCGGCGAGCCTGTTTCTGGGCGTGGTTGTCGCAGGACTCGGACTATCAGCGCTGTTTCCGACGGCAGTTGCCATTTTCACCGAATGGTACGGCACCGGGGGCGCCGGAAGCATTGTTTTGGGCGTCGCCGGACTGGGGGGAGCGGCTCTTCCGTGGCTGGTTGGCTACCTTTCCGACAAGTTTCACAGTCTTCGCGTTGGTTTTCTCAGTACCATGTTTGCCTGTGTGGCGATGATTGTCGTGCACAAGATGAGTGGCATGAGAATCTCGCACATGCGCTCATCGACAAACCGGATTTTGTCTTCCCATTAG
- a CDS encoding PEP-CTERM sorting domain-containing protein, with protein sequence MKLKLMKRLLLASTVLGLVGTICTAKADVITSATVTIWNAATPGATSSSISQQGLPTAVGLFGGPLPLVAGSTPFVFPINYNDTALNTIPGFFASDSPAAPTPATCTSAACLTNPLSLGGFAQATVFRFTFTETTAETFSAIHDDGISLFLAGTETSTCTIASCPGDLLPTSAAQPTTAETSSVTIGPGTYDLWYAEVNGLPGVLQATSTVPEPASMVLLGTGLAGLAGMIRRRMK encoded by the coding sequence ATGAAGTTGAAATTAATGAAACGTTTGCTTCTCGCATCCACGGTTCTTGGTCTGGTCGGGACGATATGCACGGCGAAGGCTGACGTGATAACCTCTGCTACCGTAACGATCTGGAATGCCGCGACGCCCGGCGCGACTTCCTCTTCGATCAGCCAGCAGGGGTTGCCAACGGCAGTAGGATTATTCGGAGGCCCGCTTCCACTGGTTGCGGGCAGCACCCCGTTCGTGTTTCCGATCAACTACAATGACACGGCCCTCAATACGATCCCAGGCTTCTTTGCCTCTGATTCACCCGCAGCGCCAACTCCGGCGACTTGTACTTCGGCTGCGTGCCTGACTAATCCCCTGAGCTTGGGAGGTTTCGCGCAGGCGACAGTTTTTCGGTTCACTTTTACGGAAACTACAGCAGAAACCTTCTCGGCCATCCACGATGATGGCATCAGCCTGTTCCTCGCGGGAACCGAAACGAGCACCTGCACCATCGCCAGCTGTCCCGGCGATCTGCTGCCCACGTCGGCGGCGCAGCCCACCACCGCCGAGACCTCTTCAGTCACCATTGGGCCGGGTACCTATGATCTGTGGTATGCAGAGGTCAACGGCCTCCCCGGCGTCTTGCAGGCCACCTCAACTGTGCCAGAACCAGCATCGATGGTGCTGCTCGGCACTGGACTGGCCGGATTGGCTGGCATGATCCGTCGCCGGATGAAGTAA
- a CDS encoding antibiotic biosynthesis monooxygenase translates to MFARVLNFEIKPEKKEDFVKLMKDEILPILRKQPGFLEVLPFFPEKLRDEKVLHVSLWMDKADAERYEREQFPKIHEMLKPHLATAINVRPYHLETKLCEHFVETIAA, encoded by the coding sequence ATGTTTGCCCGTGTACTGAATTTTGAAATCAAGCCGGAGAAGAAGGAAGACTTCGTGAAACTGATGAAGGATGAGATCCTGCCGATCCTGCGGAAGCAACCCGGCTTCCTGGAGGTTCTGCCCTTCTTCCCAGAGAAACTGAGAGACGAGAAGGTACTCCACGTCAGTCTGTGGATGGACAAGGCTGATGCCGAGCGCTATGAGAGAGAGCAATTTCCGAAGATTCACGAGATGCTGAAGCCGCATCTGGCGACTGCAATCAACGTGAGGCCCTATCACCTGGAGACGAAACTCTGCGAGCATTTTGTAGAAACGATCGCCGCCTGA
- a CDS encoding nuclear transport factor 2 family protein produces MQTEETLSKVWDQHVGAEFAAHNADQAVATMTAQAYVNEIPLMIGGRGKNEVRDFYANHFVSQIPSDTEIVPVSRTIGQGRVVDELIVRFTHSIRLDWILPGIPPTGKKVEVPVVAIIQFEGDKISHEHLYWDQASVLVQIGLLDRTLPVRGGEIAAQLLNSTQPMNELIHAAAQHRDAT; encoded by the coding sequence ATGCAAACCGAAGAAACACTGTCGAAAGTTTGGGATCAGCACGTAGGTGCGGAGTTCGCGGCTCATAACGCGGATCAGGCAGTCGCTACAATGACGGCGCAAGCATACGTCAACGAGATTCCGCTGATGATCGGCGGCAGAGGGAAAAACGAAGTGCGAGACTTCTACGCGAACCATTTCGTGTCACAAATACCATCGGACACGGAAATCGTTCCTGTCTCACGGACTATCGGCCAGGGTCGGGTTGTTGACGAGCTCATTGTGCGCTTCACTCATTCGATCCGCTTAGACTGGATTCTGCCTGGCATCCCGCCGACTGGAAAAAAAGTGGAGGTCCCGGTGGTGGCTATCATACAGTTCGAAGGCGACAAAATCTCGCACGAGCACCTGTACTGGGATCAAGCTTCAGTTCTTGTCCAGATCGGCCTTCTTGACCGAACGCTTCCGGTTCGCGGCGGCGAAATCGCGGCGCAACTGTTGAACTCTACCCAGCCAATGAACGAGCTCATCCATGCCGCAGCACAGCACCGGGATGCTACCTGA
- a CDS encoding M48 family metallopeptidase has protein sequence MKWRAYFLAAVLWFCFVPFALAQDAPPPATPQDTASQNPHPQGKHDGSKDDIDAIGNRKVGGGKSMGDWYSLEHEIQMGKQYAQEIEGSAKLVQDPVVTEYVNRVGQNLVRNSDAKVPFTIKVIDSDEVNAFALPGGFFYVNSGLILAADDEAELAGVMAHEIAHVAARHATRQMTRGQIANLASIPLIFVGGGIGYAVRTAVGLAMPMTFLTFSRGFEAEADYLGLQYMYKTGYDPQAFISFFEKIEAKEKKKPGTLAKAFSTHPPTPDRIDKSQAEIQRILPARDTYIVDTSEFDDVKGRLAKLENRHKLIENKDATAPTLRRSSNSSDNQTGQPKPDTSDDDRPTLKRRDQD, from the coding sequence ATGAAGTGGCGCGCATATTTCCTGGCGGCGGTTTTGTGGTTTTGCTTTGTCCCCTTTGCGCTGGCTCAGGACGCCCCGCCACCCGCCACGCCCCAGGACACGGCCTCGCAAAATCCCCACCCCCAGGGCAAGCACGACGGCAGCAAAGACGACATTGATGCCATCGGCAACCGCAAGGTCGGCGGGGGCAAGAGCATGGGTGACTGGTACTCGCTGGAGCATGAAATCCAGATGGGCAAACAATACGCCCAGGAGATCGAAGGCTCTGCCAAGCTGGTGCAGGACCCGGTGGTCACCGAGTACGTGAACCGCGTCGGGCAGAACCTGGTGCGCAATTCCGACGCCAAGGTTCCCTTCACCATCAAGGTCATCGATTCCGATGAGGTCAACGCTTTCGCGCTCCCCGGCGGATTCTTCTACGTCAATTCAGGATTGATTCTGGCCGCCGACGACGAAGCCGAACTGGCCGGGGTGATGGCGCACGAGATCGCGCACGTAGCCGCCCGTCACGCCACCCGCCAGATGACACGCGGGCAGATCGCCAACCTGGCTTCCATTCCCCTGATCTTCGTGGGCGGCGGCATCGGATACGCGGTGCGCACCGCGGTCGGGCTCGCCATGCCCATGACCTTCCTCACCTTCTCCCGCGGATTCGAAGCCGAAGCCGACTACCTCGGCCTGCAATACATGTACAAGACGGGATACGATCCCCAGGCCTTCATCTCCTTCTTCGAGAAGATCGAGGCCAAGGAGAAGAAGAAACCTGGAACGCTGGCCAAGGCGTTCTCCACCCATCCGCCCACGCCGGACCGCATTGACAAGAGCCAGGCAGAGATTCAGAGGATCCTGCCGGCGCGCGACACTTACATCGTCGACACCTCTGAGTTTGACGATGTGAAGGGCCGCCTGGCCAAGCTCGAGAACCGTCACAAGCTCATCGAAAACAAGGACGCCACCGCGCCCACGCTGCGGCGCAGCTCCAACAGCAGCGACAATCAGACCGGACAGCCCAAACCCGACACCAGCGACGACGATCGTCCAACCCTGAAGCGCCGCGACCAGGATTAG
- a CDS encoding response regulator transcription factor, translated as MLKLVVADKQPVFRAGIAKVLAVEDEMRIVAQVQQPEQMMMALERFRPNVVVCSSSFYADLHELAAATARAKGRLVIVGEAGENPSQYLSAGAHGVVYRNVTGPSLLQCVRAVARGTNWVQDNTVPAEVSENDMVGARVVDRLTHKELRIVALIVQGYKNKEIATELGTTEQVIKNYLRNVYDKIGVSDRLELALFTIHHRILAEAAAASSAGASTNATEAR; from the coding sequence ATGTTGAAACTGGTAGTTGCCGATAAACAACCTGTATTTCGCGCGGGAATCGCCAAAGTGCTCGCGGTGGAAGACGAGATGCGCATCGTGGCGCAGGTGCAGCAACCCGAGCAGATGATGATGGCGCTGGAGCGCTTTCGTCCTAACGTGGTGGTTTGTTCCTCAAGCTTCTATGCCGATCTGCACGAACTGGCGGCCGCCACTGCGCGCGCCAAGGGCCGCCTGGTCATCGTCGGCGAGGCGGGTGAAAATCCTTCGCAATATCTCAGCGCCGGTGCGCATGGCGTGGTCTATCGCAACGTTACCGGACCTTCGCTGCTGCAGTGTGTGCGCGCCGTGGCACGCGGCACCAACTGGGTGCAGGACAACACCGTCCCCGCCGAGGTCAGCGAGAACGACATGGTGGGCGCACGCGTCGTCGATCGCCTCACTCACAAGGAACTGCGCATCGTGGCCCTGATCGTTCAGGGCTATAAGAATAAGGAGATCGCCACCGAGCTGGGGACCACCGAGCAGGTCATCAAGAACTACCTGCGCAACGTGTACGACAAGATCGGCGTCTCCGATCGCCTGGAACTGGCGCTGTTCACCATCCATCACCGCATCCTGGCCGAGGCCGCTGCCGCCAGCTCTGCCGGTGCCAGCACCAACGCCACCGAAGCGCGGTAG
- a CDS encoding PilZ domain-containing protein — protein MPDSRTGKRFDLKLPVSINPADSIQKLEGTTDNLSVGGVYLHADAKFEVGSKVNFEITLPAEATGGPSDVKIQCRGTVVRTERDEHGGQTGVACVIDGYEFVRT, from the coding sequence GTGCCCGACTCACGAACTGGGAAGCGGTTCGATTTGAAGCTGCCGGTTTCCATCAATCCTGCCGATTCGATTCAGAAGCTGGAAGGAACTACCGATAATTTAAGTGTCGGCGGGGTGTACCTGCACGCCGACGCCAAATTCGAAGTCGGCAGCAAGGTGAATTTCGAGATCACCCTGCCCGCGGAGGCCACCGGCGGCCCATCGGATGTGAAGATCCAATGCCGCGGCACGGTCGTGCGCACCGAGCGCGACGAACACGGCGGCCAGACCGGAGTGGCCTGCGTAATCGATGGATATGAGTTTGTCCGGACATAG